ATTTCGGGCACGCATCGCTGCCGATGAATTCCTGGAATATGAGGAAGTCTACACCGATAAATATTACGGGACACTGAAAAGCGAAGTGGAACGTATCCTGAACGAAGGTAATAACGTGATATTCGACGTCGATGTAGTAGGCGGTTGTAATATCAAGAAGTTCTATGGCGATCGTGCTTTGTCGGTTTTCATTCAGCCTCCCAGTATCGATCACCTGCGTGAACGCCTGGTAGGTCGTGGAACAGATACACCGGAAGTAATCGACAGCCGTATTGCCAAAGCGGAGTTTGAGCTGGGATTCATTCCCCACTTCGATGTTTGCATTGTGAACGATGATCTGGAAACGGCACAGAAAGAAGCCTTTGAAGTAATCAAAAACTTTCTGACGAAGCCATGAGTACCAACGGTAAGCTACCACGTAAATGGGGATACATATTTGCCCTGACTGCTCTTGCTGCGCTGGGTACTTGTATTGCCGCCCTTATTTATAAAGAATATATTATAGCCTTAGCCACTGGATTGGTATTCGGAGCACAGGTATTTAATTTCATAAAGTGGAAACGACAATAAAGAAACTAAAAACCGGAATCTTTTCCGGTTCGTTCAATCCGGTTCACATCGGCCATCTGGCATTAGCCAACTGGCTGTGTGAATTTGCCGGACTGGATGAACTCTGGTTTCTTATCACCCCCCACAATCCTCTGAAAGACCGCGAAGAATTAATGGACGACCAGCTTCGTTATGAATTAGTCGAAGCAGCTATCGCCGGTTATCCGAAATTCCGCGCCAGCGATTTTGAGTTCTCTCTTCCCCAGCCGACCTATACGATCGACACGCTCCGGGCTCTCGACCGTACCTATCCTGACCGTCAGTTCCATTTTATCATGGGAGCCGACAACTGGGCTTTCATAAAACGCTGGAAAGAATCCGATGTACTCATATCCAGTTATCCGATCCTGATCTATCCCCGTAAAGGATATGAAATCATTCTACCGGCAAACTTTCCGGATATTCGTGCAGTAGAAGCACCATTGATGGAAGTCTCATCTACTTTTATTCGGCAATCTTTAAAAGACGGCAAAGACGTACGTTTTTTCCTCCCAGAAGCGATACGTAATCATAAGTGCCTTTCAAATATATAATTAAGTAAACTACGACTCACTTTTGACCGATAAG
This is a stretch of genomic DNA from Parabacteroides chongii. It encodes these proteins:
- the nadD gene encoding nicotinate (nicotinamide) nucleotide adenylyltransferase; translation: METTIKKLKTGIFSGSFNPVHIGHLALANWLCEFAGLDELWFLITPHNPLKDREELMDDQLRYELVEAAIAGYPKFRASDFEFSLPQPTYTIDTLRALDRTYPDRQFHFIMGADNWAFIKRWKESDVLISSYPILIYPRKGYEIILPANFPDIRAVEAPLMEVSSTFIRQSLKDGKDVRFFLPEAIRNHKCLSNI
- the gmk gene encoding guanylate kinase, giving the protein MAGKLIIFSAPSGSGKSTIINYLLKQNLNLHFSISATSRAPRGTEKDGVEYYFLTPDEFRARIAADEFLEYEEVYTDKYYGTLKSEVERILNEGNNVIFDVDVVGGCNIKKFYGDRALSVFIQPPSIDHLRERLVGRGTDTPEVIDSRIAKAEFELGFIPHFDVCIVNDDLETAQKEAFEVIKNFLTKP